The genome window AATAAGGAACATGTGTCATGTgtcatagtacagtatatatacactaccgttcaaaagtttggggtcactttctaactccatgatggttcctgatttttatttctttctacattgtaaaggaatgctgaaggcgtccaaaaaatgcattaatctcctttgaacagttgatattgagatgtttctgctacttgtgctctgtaaagacttcataaagCCTCtcatctgaggtgctgttaattggtcatttttcaggctgataactctaaatgaacttctcgtctgcggcagaggtaggttttggtctcgccctcctgggatggtcttcatgagagccagttttattatggtgcttgacggattttgcaaatgcacttgacaatactgttcttgcaagaactattccagaaaggctgacctctgtgtcttaaaataacaactaactgttgtttttcttgttgttgcgtaattacctaattccatatgtgttattttatagttttgtaatccccagtattgttgtagaatgtagaaaataaatcactaaacaaaaacaaagaaatttttcaaacttttgaacggtagtgtatatatagaaGGACTAGTAGAGCCATTcagttgtaaaaaatatatgcataCTGTACCTCCTGATTCAAGAATTCATTGACATTGTTGTACAGCTACTAAAAGTAATGTGAAATGTATATGTTTTAATGTGTGATAAATTAAAACCTttccatttctatttattttaattttaatttttgtttggcccttcatgtaaaataaaaatcgacAACGTACTCAGCATTGTAATTtactaaatttacatttacatttgggcatttggcagacgctcttatccagagcgacttacatttttatctcattacacatctgagcagttaagggttaagggccttgctcaagggcccaacagtggcaacttggtggttgtggggtttgaacctgggatcttccgaaccgtagtccaatgccttaaccactgagctacccccggcCCGGTAAATCTGTTAAATctttaacagatttattttgcATACCATTAATTATGCATACATATTGCATCTAAGGGTGCATTGTAACATGCTATATGGGAATGAAAATCTATCTAAGACCTAtctctcattttctttctctttgcaGGTCTTTGTTCATTGACAACATGTTCACTGTATGCCCACAGAATAACGTCAGATTTTTTTGATCCATTATTTGTAGCACAGAAGTAAGTAATTGCAGTAAAACATGTTAACTTTAAAGTATTCATTAAAACATAATCAGAATATGAGCCCATTTCCTGTTATCTGTCCAAGGTTTGAGCTGGGAGCTGCACTGTTTATTGGATGGGCCGGCTCTGTCCTTTGCTTTCTCGGGGGGACTATCTTCTGCTTCTCAATGACAGAGGGATTTACCCTGAGGTATATAACTATTtatctaaaatattaaaatgttgttatttaaaacatgacaacataaagtatttttttttttttttctaataataataataataataataataaaactgtgttATAGATGATTCATTAATTGATTATTCTCTCTCCACATTTAAAGAGAGTACACCTACACTGGAGTCACCTCTTTCATGACAGCTCAAAGCAAAAATGCCAACAGTCCTGTAATTTCTGAAAAAGATGTAACAGATCAAGGTTGCTCTGTAAGGCAGTTTGGGAGAAATGCCTATGTGTGATATACCTTCACAGGACCTTTCTATCCAAAACTAACACTGATACAGCCAGTAAGAGCAAATGCCTATATTATAGGTTGTAGGATACACATGCTTTATGCACAAAAATAATCACTACAGGAACCACCACAGATATCACATAAACCCTTTCTAAAGCAAGTAGGTAGTAAAGTAAATATGTTCTGAAGGCAATTTGTACTTAAACATTTGTCTTTTAAAGAGCTAATCTACAAAGTTATATCTAACTATGTATATTTTCATACCTGTGTATTTTAAGATGTTTACAGATATTAAAGATTTTGCATGGGTTTTCAGGTCTTGACTTACTAAAGCTTtctttataaatttaaagataaataagGTGTCAGGAAAATTAaggggaaaaagaataataaaagacAGCAAAGACTCAGATGAAATTAGATGAAATTAGCCTTCTGTCTTTAATGGATGAGCCCTTTAATGAGTTTAGACTTAACCATAACCAGGTgaatttaaaacagcattttatgaTATTGCTTTCTGTTGCATAATCTGGCTCTGGAACATGTTGTCTAGATGTGGAAATTAGATCAGTCTAGTTGGTATTCTTCAGAACGTAGGATCTGTCTCCACCTAATGATGAAAGGAAACCCTATACTTTGACCCCTGCTTCTCAAAGATTTCTGTTGCATTCCAGAGCTCTGGTTGGCTGGCAGCATGGCCTTTCTTTCTAATCATATATTTATTAGACGGATGTTCCAGTACTGACTGTAGTGTTCAATTATTGTTGTAGTGTTTAGCAATGCAATTATACGTatgttatgttttaataaaacctcTACTTCTGAAATTTACCTGCAAGATAAGTTTACTGTATAGACTGCTGTTTGGAATTGTTCAATCCTTTTAGccagttacagtatatacagtaagataCATGTGTGGTTGATACGTTATTGTGAATAATTTtccaaatgtatttttatgaaaTTGTACATAAAGGAAATCTTGAAATGCTTTAATGTAATTCTTATTATAAAAGCTAATACTTTATATAGACCTAAATGTCTTGAAATCTCTGCATGATTGAAATTATGctattacattataaatgtgTTGTGGATAATATAAATGTTGTGGATTCTAATGATCGCCAGGAGTGGCAAGTaatgaaatacaaatattttgtttctgtacttatgtattttttttccagtgttcagtttttttacttcatatccTGTGTATGCAACAATTTTTACTTCTACCCACTAAGTTTTTTATTATGACAAACCTGTACTTTtactaattacattttaaatgcagaaCTTAACATAAGCATTTACGCTGTCACTTACACCATACTGTGAGCTTCACACACGTGGAaagcccttaaaaaaaaaaaaaaaaactccccaatCCCAGTTTACAGAAATGAATGGCAGGTCATTATGGAAGCACTGATTGGTTAGTGTACCGAAGGGTTTGACTTGGACTCTGAGCTGAGGATTCTTCTGGATCCTTATCAAGCATCTTGAACAGACACACTTCAGGTAAGATTACaagttcattcatagtttttcCTTCTCTaccgtttatcctgtacagggtcatggggtcctggagcctatcccaggagactttgggcacaaggcagggtacaccctggacacacacacacacacacacacacacactggaagcACTTTTTGGAGTAACGGCAGTTAGCTTGTGCCAATtttcatggggaaaaaaaaaagataaacacacacttttttatgttttacaaaatTGTATGTTTACAGCCATGCTTTGTCCGCCATGATGTTTTGGTGATTTTTAGAGCATCTTGTGAGACAACAAAAAGGCTGCTTGACCCAGTAACATTCTTATAGATGGCATATAGATATGATTCTGTTTACTATTGTATAGTACATGTACTtaataattacttttaattaataataaataaaaaaatctgaatattaaattttgtttttgcattttaaatatttttatgatttcACAAAAAGTTAGAAAGTTATGCATCTTCAAATGAGATAATGTTTATTTCAAGTCACACAATTTctatagttttgtttttctgattaATGAAGAAAAAGCCTTTAAATTCACCATCtgtaaatataactttttatgattaaattataatttatatattattttattgtttatttaaagacatattttttcatttaaagaaatAGCTATCTATGCTATCACACATTTCTCTATTAGCAGTTGTGGCACCATCATAATTATGCCACAATTCCAGCTAATCAGAGAATAGAGAAGGGCACATTCAGGAGCAACATTGCATTGAAGAACTTAGTGTGCCGTGGATGATCCGTCTGGTGACAAAACTTGGGTGAAGAGGCCATCATTTCCATGTCCGAATAAGGCGAGGCAGGTCTGCAGCTCGATCAACActctaaaaagaaatgtttagacttaacaaaacaaattaacgcAACGTTTTGCATTAGTCTTTTTGAGTTATGACAActtcatttgaaattattttgaacCAACAAGCTTCTTTGCGTTGGGGGAATTAGCTTTTCCTTTTCagttaaagattattttaattaccccTTACTTATTAACTGTTAGACAAAAGGCAAGTTTTTAAGTTGATAACTCGTATAAATTATGTTGCTCCAGATGGCTttaccatattgttttaaagcaattttatatgttgtttaattactataataatttatacaaaatttcaaatagcaaccatttaaaaaattaagtgactccaaatagatttttttttcaggtttctttttatgtagggtcttttggtttttgttaatgtagtagattaaaaaaaaagacattatttcaaccattatttttgtgcagttagcttttattttcaactgcagtttagtatgtgaacaaattatatataaatcttgcacaaaatgcaaataaaaaactcaaaattcaaCTGGTCCTCATTAAGAATAACTAAGCATAATAAATTATGCTATCACAAAAAAGTTAGGCAAATCTCTATAAATATAACAGTCAAAAGCCAAGTAGCATGTCATAGAACATTCCAAGAGACTAAGCTCTGAATGACACCAGTCATTTCCAATGAGAGAGATAAATTTACAGTTTGCACTCACAgcccatttttaaaaacaatattgacaaACTTAACAACACACTAATCTAATTAGATTGATAATGTCTATTGAATAACTATTgatgcaaaatattaatttcaggtGGACACATACACCTCAGTGATACTGTCAGAATCACAATGCCAACATTTTACATACCCTTTAATGTtatgaaaaataccacaaaacccagacaaatattaactttgaattgtattacaaaagtaactaaaatacaagcaaactaaaataaaagaaacactctGCTTTTACTTATTTGCTACATTTTGCCTACAGTGGAAGCACACAGCCATCTATGTGAATGaacaaaagacttttaaaaactgtggctgtgactgaaattagttaaccagcattattatttgatcacaacttataaaaataaagtttgcaaCTTAGAAAGTTCatctaaatcaattaattagaaTGTTTAACTTGCATCCATGTATTAAATCAAGTGGTGGTAAAAGGTCCTCTGAGTTAGTTTTTAGAGTGAAGTGCATgcttattgtctttttttgacATTCATGGCATCGTCCATCAAGAATTCATTCCAAGGACCATCTTGTACATCTTGTATAGAATGTGTTGTAAAAGgttttgtgtactgtatatgctgtaaATGCCACTCTCTGTTCAGACAGTAGTTTATATTTTGgctttaaaaatgtgtgtatgtgtgtgttgtttggcTGATGACAGTAATAAATTATAAGGCAAATAATAAAGCCATTTTAAGACAACTGCAATTGGAGAAATTGAGGTTTCCCATAAATATGCAATTTGAAATGCAtctcaaaaaacattaaaattctggaaaagttttttttttgtaatttaactcaaaaagtaaaagttttatattctagattcattacacataaCAAGAagaatttaaagcatttttctgCTTAAAATTTTATGACTACAgcttacatttcatacaaaactAAAATCCATTAATCTCTATATACGAGAATATTTCATTTCGAGTTTGAGTAAATAAATTTCGTGCATCTCTTAATCTAGTTCATCACATATAACCAAAATGATCACAGACACCCTCCACAAGCAGAATAAGCCACAGAAGGTCATCGCTGAAAGACCTGACTGAAGTGCTGTAATGACGCATATTTATAGAAAGATGACTGGAAGGGGAATGTGTGGTAGGAAAAGGAGCACAAGCAACAGAGATGACTGCAGCCCCAAGTAGATTGTCAAAACCCCTGATTTAAGAACTTGGGTAAGCTTCACATGGAGTggagttcaattaaattttatttgtatagcacttttaacaatggtcattgtcacaaagcagcttcacacaatcaaagaaaaattatggaaatatgtatgaaatgtgataaaGTGTGTCAGATTGTCCGTGGTGgagaaaaactctctgagacggcaataggaagaaaccttgagaggaaccagactcaacagggaacccatgctTCAGACACACACTGGTCAGGCACAGAACAATTCCTGCGATCCGCTATCACCCAAatcaggatgggttccctgttgacaAGGTGCTCATTTACTCTACACAAGAACAGAATAAACATAGAACGCAGCTATTCTATGCCGAtggataaataattaaatctcaAGCGGCACAGATATGTGCCAGCAACATCATTAGGGcgatgatgattaaaaaaaagggtttattaGTGTGAGTTAACAGGGAAGCATCatacatcaaactgtgcatttgggttttcagatatgtcaggtagagatcattacttttataaagattACATTTTACCACCTCCAGAATATGGGAACTCAGTCGTGTTTGGGGGAAGTTgcttaaataaactaaaattctGATCATCATATGGACTTTATCATATATCCCTATGTGACACAGATAGAATTTTCCTTTCTTGACACACAGACTTTTCTCAAGAAAGGTACAATGTGCTAGTAAAGCAGAAATTTGACCTACATGTCCATGTAAGCATTTTATCAGTTCTCTGTGCCTCACTTATGAGTCCAGCTATGAGACTCTTTGACAACAATAAAGACACATTGTCTCCCGAGACAGTTCTCTACTGTTGATATTAATTGGGACTGTGTACAGGGCAGACTAATTTAGAActtcttaaaaattttttaaaactaaagacTAAAACTGGGCACTGGCATGTTCGGTAAATTCAACCTTAAAAGATttgaaggagagaaaaaaattgcTCAAACAGTACAGGCAAAAAAGAAGGAGCTAAAACAGTAGAACTTAATATGGAGATCCGTGTAGTACAAATCTTTGGATTTTTTCTGACCGCTTTGGGCTGGATTTTTATTGCTTGTTCTTTGGCCCTGGAGGGCTGGAAGGTGGGTACGGTTGGTGGCCAGGGTGGCAGTTCCGTTGTCTACATTACTTGGTACTGGTCTAGCCTGTGGCGGAGCTGCTCCACGTCCTCTAATGCTGTCTCCAACTGCTATGACTTTCCAGTGCTCTGGTCCGTCGACAGTAAGTACAGGCAAAAGTCTGTTCAAAAGTACTGCTGCTGTGGTGATATGTATGTGCCATTATGATACTGTATGCTTGTGCTGTATGAATGAAACTATTCAGACTTAAAAGTTATATATTTTCAGGTTATGTACAGATTGTGAGAGCACTACTTATAGGTGGAGTATCCACTGGCATGCTAGGCTTCATTCTGAGCCTGATAGGGATGGAATGCACTTACATAGGGggcaaagagaagaagaagaacagaatCATATTCGTTGGAAGCCTCTGTCATACTACCAGTGGTactaagatatatatattttaattattatgcttTTGACCATTACAGCATAAAAATGGTCTCACAAGTGACAATAACcactttattgttgtttttcatctcCCACTTTCAAGGTTTGTTAGCTGCAGCGGGGTATGCAGTCTATGCTCGCAACGTTACAATAGATTTTTTCAACCCCAGCTTCGAATTAAAGTAAGCAC of Clarias gariepinus isolate MV-2021 ecotype Netherlands chromosome 6, CGAR_prim_01v2, whole genome shotgun sequence contains these proteins:
- the cldn10e gene encoding claudin-10 — translated: MEIRVVQIFGFFLTALGWIFIACSLALEGWKVGTVGGQGGSSVVYITWYWSSLWRSCSTSSNAVSNCYDFPVLWSVDSYVQIVRALLIGGVSTGMLGFILSLIGMECTYIGGKEKKKNRIIFVGSLCHTTSGLLAAAGYAVYARNVTIDFFNPSFELKFDLGTPLFVGWAGSIFQFTGGIFYMVSIYKIWCSDRTITEITPADEAVVLHSIPTNISISSELTSRSKMSTVSELSLKSSPTMSNISHKSYHLSKV